In the Xanthobacteraceae bacterium genome, GTACCGCGATAGATGCCGTCGTTGTTGAAGATGACGACACAGACCGGGAGCTTGTAGCGGGCAATCGTTTCGACCTCCATACCGGAGAAGCCGAACGCCGAGTCGCCTTCGACCGCGAGTACCTTGTGGCCGGTTTCGATCGCGGCTGCGATCGAATAGCCCATGCCGATACCCATGATGCCCCAGGTGCCGACGTCGATGCGCTTGCGCGGCTTGTAGATGTCGACGATGCCGCGGGCGAGGTCGAGCGTGTTCGCGCCTTCGTTCACGAACATCGTGTCCGGGCGCTCCTTGATCACGTTCTTAATGACACCGAGCGCGCCGTGGTAATCCATCGGCACGTTGTTGTTCATGAGCTTCGGCGCCATCTTGGCGACGTTCTCGTCGCGCTTCTTGGCAACGGTCGCCATCCAGTCGCTGTTCGCCTTCGGGAAGCTGTTGCCCATAGCCGCGAGCAGTGCGTCCACGCTGGAGCCAATGTCGCCGACGACCGGAGCGACGATTTCGACGTTGGAGTCCATTTCGCGCGGTTCGATGTCGAGCTGCACGAACTTCTTTGGCGCGTCGCCCCAGTTCTTGCCTTTGCCGTGCGAGAGCAGCCAGTTGAGGCGTGCGCCCATCATGATCACGACGTCCGAGTCTTTCAGGACGAGAGAACGCGCCGCGCCCGCGCATTGCGGATGGGTGTCGGGCAGGAGACCTTTCGCCATCGACATCGGCAGGAACGGAATGCCGCTCTTTTCGACGAAGTTCTTGATGGCTTCATCGGCCTGCGCGTAGGCAGCGCCCTTGCCAAGAATAATGAGCGGCTTCTTCGCGCCCTTGATCACGTCGAGCGCGCGCTTGATCGCATCCGGCGCAGGAATCTGCGCGGGCGCCGCGTCGATCACCTTCACCAGCGACTTCTTGCCGGCTTCCGCGCCCATGACCTGACCGAACAGCTTGGCCGGCAGGTCGAGATAGACGCCACCGGGACGACCCGATACTGCCGAGCGGATCGCACGGGCGAGGCCGATGCCGATGTCCTGTGCGTGCAGCACGCGATAGGCCGCCTTGCACATGGTTTTGGCCACGGCGAGCTGGTCCATTTCTTCGTAGTCGCCCTGCTGGAGGTCGACGATCTCGCGCTCGGATGAACCGGAAATCAGGATCATCGGGAAGCAGTTCGTGGTGGCGTGAGCCAGCGCGGTGAGGCCGTTCAGGAAGCCCGGCGCGGAAACGGTGAGGCAGATGCCCGGCTTCTTGGTAAGCCAGCCCGCGATCGAGGCGGCGTAGCCCGCGTTCTGTTCGTGGCGGAACGAAAGCACGCGAATGCCCGCGGCCTGCGCCATGCGGCCGAAGTCCGTGATCGGAATGCCCGGCACGCCGTAGATCGTGTTCAGGCCGTTCAGCTTGAGCGCATCGATCAGGAGATTGAAGCCATCGGTCAGTTCTTCTTCCGGGCCGGCTTGTTTGAGTGCCGCTTCTGCCATTTTGTCCTCCAGAAACCTTTTTCTTAGTCGAGATAGTTTGCGTTCTTCGCAACGTGATCGGCGAGGCCGAGCGCATGCTGACGCACCAGCGCTTCAGCGCGGTCGGTATCGCGCGCCTCGATCGCTTCGATGATGACCAGATGGTCGTGGATCGAGCGGTCGGCGCGGTTCTTTTCAGTGATCGTCTTGCGGCGGATCATGCGCATATGCGTGAACAGGTTTTCGGCGAGGCGGATCAGCACCTCGTTCTTGCTCATCGCGATGATGGTCTGATGAAACTGGACGTTCGCCTCGGAATACTCGTCCAGCTTCACATGCAGTTTGCCGTTCTCGAACTTGGCGAATAGTTCGCGGAGCTGGGAAATGTCCTTGTCGGTCGCGTTCTCGGTGATGAGACGAGCCGCCATGCTTTCCAGCGCAGCCCAGGCCTCGATCAGTTCGACGACTTCTTTTTTGGTCTTGCGGACGATGTAGATGCCGCGGCGTGGCACCGAGCGCACGAAACCTTCGCGCTCAAGCTGCGCCATCGCTTCGCGCACGGGCGTGCGGCTGATTCCGAATTGCAGCGCCAGCGCGCGCTCGTCGAGGCGGATTTCGCCGGGACGATCGTAAATGTCGAGCGAGAGCAGCACTTCTTTCAGTGCGTTGTAGGCGCGGTCTTTGAAGGTTGCGGTGCCTTCGAGCGGCTCGGCCACGATGCGCGGCGAAGCGTCGGCATTGCGCAGTATCGGCGTATCACTCATGCCCTGACCTTCATGCTAACTGCATGAAGCCTTTACTGTAATACATAATTACGGGGAAGGCGAGTGCCTTCCCCGTTTCTTTCGCAATTACGCGGCGGTCGCGGGACGCGCGCCCCGCAATTTCGCGATGCCGGCCGAGATGAGGCCCCAGAACAGGGCGATGAAGCCGAGCAGCATGATCGAGCTGACCAGCCAGTTGGCGAAAAAGATGCCAAGGCCGCCGCCGGAAGAAATAAGCGCCTGACGGAACGCTTCTTCCGCGCGGTCGCCGAGTACGAGTGCGAGCACCAGTGGCGCCAGCGGATACTGTGTCTTCTTCATCACGTAACCGAGGATGCCGAAGGCCAGCATCATGATCACGTCGAAGAAGCTGTTACGCACCGTATAGGCGCCGATTGCGCAGAACATCAGGATGATGGGCGCGATGATGCCGAACGGAATACGCAGGATCGCCGCGAGCAACGGCACGCAAGTCAGCACGATGATCAGGCCGACGACGTTGCCAAGATACATCGAAGCGATCAGGCCCCAGACGAACTCTTTCTGTTCGACGAACAGCATCGGCCCCGGTTGCAGGCCCCAGATCAGGAGACCGCCGAGCAACACGGCCGCGGTCGGCGAACCCGGCACGCCGAGCGCGAGCATCGGCAGCAGCGCTGCGGTGCCAGCTGCGTGGGCTGCGGTTTCCGGCGCGACCACGCCTTCGATTTCGCCGTTGCCGAAGTTCTTGCCGCGCTTCGACATGCGTTTGGCGATGCCGTAGCTCATGAACGAAGCAGGCGTTGCACCGGCGGGCGTAATGCCCATCCAGACGCCGATGATGCAGGAGCGCAGCGAGAGCCACCAGTATTTGCCGAGTTCCTTCCAGGTCTGGACCACGACCTTTGCGTTGATCTTGGCTTCGCGGCCCTTGAAGCTCAGCCCTTCCTCCATGGTCAGGAGGATTTCGCCGATGCCGAACAGGCCGATCACCGCGATCAGGAAGTCGAAGCCGGGGATCAGCTCGGTAATTCCGAAAGTCAGCCGCAGGCCGCCGGTGATCTGGTCGTTGCCGATGGTACCGAGTGCGAAGCCGACCGCCATCGCGGTAAGCGTCTTGAACGGCGGCTCCTTCGAGAGGCCGATGAAACTCGCAAAAGCGAGGAAGTAGACGGCGAATTTTTCTGCCGCGCCAAATCTGAGCGCAAATCCGGCGACCAGTGGCGCCAGCAGCGTGATCAGGATGATCGCGAACAGCGCGCCGACGAACGACGAGGTGAAGGCTGCGGTGAGTGCTTCGCCGGCGCGGCCCTGCTGCGCCATCGGATAGCCGTCGAACGTGGTCGCGACCGACCACGGTTCGCCGGGAATATTAAAGAGAATGGATGTAATCGCGCCCCCGAACAGCGCTCCCCAATATATGCAGGAGAGCAGGATGATTGCGGAGACTTGTCCCGCCGGTGTCTGGCCGAGCGAGAAGGTGAGCGGCAGAAGGATCGCGACGCCGTTGGCGCCGCCAAGACCCGGCAAAATGCCGATGATGATGCCGAGCACGATGCCGATCACCATCAGCAGAATGTTGAACGGCACCAGCACCGTTGCGAAGCCGTTGAACAGATTGGCGATTTCTTCCATGACGAGAACTCGATTTGCGCGGGTTTAGGGTCAGTAGCCGAACAGGCGGGTAACGGAGCGGACGATCTGCTCGCCGAACAGGCCGTCGGGCAGGGCGATCAGGAACCACTTCTGGAATACGAAGTAGATGATGACCGGCATCGAGATCGCGATGACCGCGGTAAACAACGGCTTGTAGCCGCTCAGCACGATCATGAAGTAAGCGATCAGCAGCGCCGAAGCGATGTAGATGCCGATCAAGTAAATGGTGATGATGTAGGCGAGTGTCGGCAGCGCCACCGAGGCGACTTGCGCGATATGTCCCCATTCCGAGAAAATACCGAGATCGCTTTTGTCTTTGAGAATCAGGAGTAGCGTCACGCCTGCTCCGATGAGAACGAGCACACCCATCAGGAAGGGAAAGAACCCGGCGCGCGGACCGTCGAAACCCCAGGTAATTCCCGCTTTCACCGCACCGGCGACGATGATGGCGCCGAACAGCGCGAAGAAAAGCGCGATCGCGATCTCGAACGTGCGCTGTGAAGGGCCGCTTTTTGCGGCATTGTGATCGCCACTCATGACGTCTACCTGATTTTTTGAGGAAAAAGACAAGAAAACGCCGGCGGCTTTGTCTGCCGCCGGCGGGAGGATCGTTAGCTCTTGTTGGCGAGGAAGCCTGCGGCTTTCATCAACTCATAGTGACGTTGATGTTCCTTCTCGACCCAGGTCTTGAACTCGTCGCCGGTCATGAAGGTCTGGTTGAAAGCGCCTTGCGCCATCAGTTCCTTCCATTCCGGGGTCTCGCGAACCTTGCGGAACAGATCGACGTAGAACTTGACCTGATCGGCGGTGACGCCTGCCGGCATGAAGAAGCCGCGCAGCATCAGGTATTCGACGTCCAGACCCTGCGACTTGCAGGTCGGAATGCTGTTCCACGCTGCATCGCCGGCGATCTTGGTATCGTAAGCGAGCGGCTTGGAGTCGAACACGCAGAGCGGACGCAGCTTGCCGCCGCGCCAGTGCGCGACCGCCTCGATCGGGTTGTTCACGGTAGCATCGGCATGGTTGCCGACGAGCTGCACGGCAACTTCGCCGCCGCCGCGATACGGAACGTAGGTGAACTTCACGCCCGCCGCCTTTTCGACGGCAACCGTGATGATCTGGTCTTCCTGCCGCGAGCCGGTGCCGGCCATCTTGAAGCCGCCCTTCTTTGCGGCCTCGATGAATTCCTTCACGTTCTTGTACGGCTTCTCGGCGTTGACCCAGAGCACGAACTCGTCGAGCGCGAGCATGGCTACCGGGGTCAGATCCTTCCAGTTGAAAGGAATGTCAGTGGCGAGCGGGGTAGTGAACAGGTTCGAGAGCGTGATGATGAGCTTGTGCGGATTGCCGCTCGATCCCTTCACGTCAAGG is a window encoding:
- a CDS encoding tripartite tricarboxylate transporter TctB family protein gives rise to the protein MSGDHNAAKSGPSQRTFEIAIALFFALFGAIIVAGAVKAGITWGFDGPRAGFFPFLMGVLVLIGAGVTLLLILKDKSDLGIFSEWGHIAQVASVALPTLAYIITIYLIGIYIASALLIAYFMIVLSGYKPLFTAVIAISMPVIIYFVFQKWFLIALPDGLFGEQIVRSVTRLFGY
- a CDS encoding tripartite tricarboxylate transporter permease produces the protein MEEIANLFNGFATVLVPFNILLMVIGIVLGIIIGILPGLGGANGVAILLPLTFSLGQTPAGQVSAIILLSCIYWGALFGGAITSILFNIPGEPWSVATTFDGYPMAQQGRAGEALTAAFTSSFVGALFAIILITLLAPLVAGFALRFGAAEKFAVYFLAFASFIGLSKEPPFKTLTAMAVGFALGTIGNDQITGGLRLTFGITELIPGFDFLIAVIGLFGIGEILLTMEEGLSFKGREAKINAKVVVQTWKELGKYWWLSLRSCIIGVWMGITPAGATPASFMSYGIAKRMSKRGKNFGNGEIEGVVAPETAAHAAGTAALLPMLALGVPGSPTAAVLLGGLLIWGLQPGPMLFVEQKEFVWGLIASMYLGNVVGLIIVLTCVPLLAAILRIPFGIIAPIILMFCAIGAYTVRNSFFDVIMMLAFGILGYVMKKTQYPLAPLVLALVLGDRAEEAFRQALISSGGGLGIFFANWLVSSIMLLGFIALFWGLISAGIAKLRGARPATAA
- a CDS encoding GntR family transcriptional regulator, which encodes MSDTPILRNADASPRIVAEPLEGTATFKDRAYNALKEVLLSLDIYDRPGEIRLDERALALQFGISRTPVREAMAQLEREGFVRSVPRRGIYIVRKTKKEVVELIEAWAALESMAARLITENATDKDISQLRELFAKFENGKLHVKLDEYSEANVQFHQTIIAMSKNEVLIRLAENLFTHMRMIRRKTITEKNRADRSIHDHLVIIEAIEARDTDRAEALVRQHALGLADHVAKNANYLD
- the oxc gene encoding oxalyl-CoA decarboxylase; translated protein: MAEAALKQAGPEEELTDGFNLLIDALKLNGLNTIYGVPGIPITDFGRMAQAAGIRVLSFRHEQNAGYAASIAGWLTKKPGICLTVSAPGFLNGLTALAHATTNCFPMILISGSSEREIVDLQQGDYEEMDQLAVAKTMCKAAYRVLHAQDIGIGLARAIRSAVSGRPGGVYLDLPAKLFGQVMGAEAGKKSLVKVIDAAPAQIPAPDAIKRALDVIKGAKKPLIILGKGAAYAQADEAIKNFVEKSGIPFLPMSMAKGLLPDTHPQCAGAARSLVLKDSDVVIMMGARLNWLLSHGKGKNWGDAPKKFVQLDIEPREMDSNVEIVAPVVGDIGSSVDALLAAMGNSFPKANSDWMATVAKKRDENVAKMAPKLMNNNVPMDYHGALGVIKNVIKERPDTMFVNEGANTLDLARGIVDIYKPRKRIDVGTWGIMGIGMGYSIAAAIETGHKVLAVEGDSAFGFSGMEVETIARYKLPVCVVIFNNDGIYRGTDVNTASSDPATTVFVKGARYDKMMEAFGGVGVNATSPDELRQAINAALDSGKPTLINAVIDPAAGSESGRIGNLNPQSALKKK
- a CDS encoding tripartite tricarboxylate transporter substrate binding protein, producing MIQSKNKSLALALALLGATAFAGSPANAQWKPDRPVEIIVPAGTGGGADQMARAIQGIVAKHKLMEQPLVVVNKAGGAGGEGFLDVKGSSGNPHKLIITLSNLFTTPLATDIPFNWKDLTPVAMLALDEFVLWVNAEKPYKNVKEFIEAAKKGGFKMAGTGSRQEDQIITVAVEKAAGVKFTYVPYRGGGEVAVQLVGNHADATVNNPIEAVAHWRGGKLRPLCVFDSKPLAYDTKIAGDAAWNSIPTCKSQGLDVEYLMLRGFFMPAGVTADQVKFYVDLFRKVRETPEWKELMAQGAFNQTFMTGDEFKTWVEKEHQRHYELMKAAGFLANKS